The following proteins come from a genomic window of Myxococcota bacterium:
- a CDS encoding ABC transporter ATP-binding protein gives MSEPVLEVRDLCTSFTTRRGKLTAVDGVDLELHAGQTLCMVGESGCGKSVSALSILRLLPEPPARIERGQVLFEGHDLLRASPEALRTVRGNRIAMIFQEPMTSLNPVFRIGVQIEEAIRVHRDLGRTERQARVLELLELVGIPEPRARMRDYPHQLSGGMRQRVMIAMALANDPAVLIADEPTTALDVTIQAQILELIDSLKRRFGMAVLFITHDLGVVAETGQRVAVLYAGRVVESGSVEQIFAAPRHPYTRGLLDSLPSQRVRPGQPLHVIGGRVPDLAPRPKGCSFRERCSRALERCAVDDPVLEPTPAGSAVACHNPVPVPGARQ, from the coding sequence ATGAGTGAGCCCGTGCTCGAGGTGCGCGACCTGTGCACCAGCTTCACCACCCGGCGGGGCAAGCTCACCGCGGTGGACGGCGTCGACCTCGAGCTCCACGCCGGCCAGACACTCTGCATGGTCGGAGAGTCGGGCTGCGGCAAGTCGGTCAGCGCACTCTCCATCCTGCGGCTCCTGCCCGAGCCGCCGGCGCGCATCGAGCGCGGCCAGGTGCTGTTCGAGGGCCACGACCTCTTGCGCGCCTCGCCCGAGGCGCTGCGCACGGTGCGCGGCAACCGCATCGCGATGATCTTCCAGGAGCCGATGACTTCGCTGAACCCGGTGTTCCGCATCGGCGTCCAGATCGAAGAGGCGATCCGCGTGCACCGCGACCTGGGCAGGACCGAGCGCCAGGCGCGCGTGCTCGAGCTGCTCGAGCTCGTGGGCATTCCCGAGCCGCGCGCGCGCATGCGCGACTACCCGCACCAGCTCTCGGGCGGCATGCGCCAGCGCGTGATGATCGCCATGGCGCTGGCCAACGACCCGGCGGTGCTGATCGCCGACGAGCCGACCACCGCGCTCGACGTCACGATCCAGGCGCAGATCCTGGAGCTGATCGACTCACTCAAGCGGCGCTTCGGCATGGCCGTGCTGTTCATCACCCACGACCTGGGCGTGGTGGCCGAGACAGGGCAGCGGGTCGCGGTGCTCTACGCCGGGCGCGTGGTCGAGAGCGGAAGCGTCGAGCAGATCTTCGCCGCGCCCCGCCACCCCTACACGCGCGGGCTGCTCGACTCACTGCCCTCGCAGCGCGTGCGGCCGGGCCAGCCGTTGCACGTGATCGGCGGCCGCGTGCCCGACCTCGCGCCGCGGCCCAAGGGCTGCAGCTTCCGCGAGCGCTGCTCGCGCGCGCTCGAGCGCTGCGCGGTCGACGACCCGGTGCTCGAGCCGACCCCCGCTGGCAGCGCCGTGGCGTGTCACAACCCCGTGCCCGTCCCGGGAGCGCGGCAGTGA